In one Macrobrachium rosenbergii isolate ZJJX-2024 chromosome 53, ASM4041242v1, whole genome shotgun sequence genomic region, the following are encoded:
- the LOC136834079 gene encoding pro-resilin-like — protein MADEAPIYEHLPPPPPPPPPSYGPIPDYPDVPPNYTYKYGVADGYSGNNYEHSEARDGYKTEGSYVVDLPDGRKQIVSYVDNGDGLLAQVTYEGEAQYPPAPSYPAPPPPPPPVYS, from the exons ATGGCCGACGAGGCCCCCATCTATGAacacctccctcccccacccccaccgccaCCCCCGTCCTATGGACCTATACCAGATTACCCTGAC GTGCCTCCGAACTACACGTACAAATACGGAGTCGCCGACGGCTACTCCGGCAACAACTACGAGCACTCGGAAGCCCGCGACGGCTACAAGACGGAGGGCAGCTACGTCGTCGATCTCCCGGACGGTCGCAAACAGATCGTCAGTTACGTGGACAACGGAGACGGTCTCTTGGCCCAGGTGACCTACGAAGGAGAGGCCCAGTACCCTCCGGCTCCTAGCTacccagctcctcctcctcctccacctccggTTTATTCCTAA